From the genome of Eublepharis macularius isolate TG4126 chromosome 12, MPM_Emac_v1.0, whole genome shotgun sequence, one region includes:
- the LOC129339167 gene encoding olfactory receptor 6B1-like has protein sequence MGKIRGWGNQTIITEFIILGFGDIEEQQFVLFLLFVVIYIFTIAGNVLVIGLVVSNNHLHTPMYFFLGNLSCLEAFYISTIVPKLMSIILTGDKAISVEGCIAQFYFFASLAATECGLLGVMSYDRYLAICKPLHYITIMNSRLCLHLAAGCWLSGFVAMLGTLYLMSKLTFCGPNTIEHFFCDLTPIMNISCGKTHELDLLAYMLAFVFILPPFLLTVMSYIFIITTVLKIPSISGRQKALSTCSSHLTVVTIFYGSLIIVYMLPRTETLREVNKLCSVFYTILIPLVNPLIYSLRNREVKEALRNTFRKCMS, from the coding sequence ATGGGAAAAATCAGAGGATGGGGAAATCAAACAATCATTACAGAATTTATTATCCTGGGATTTGGAGACATCGAAGAGCAGCAGTTTGTTCTCTTTCTGTTGTTTGTCGTCATCTATATTTTTACCATTGCAGGAAATGTTCTTGTAATTGGATTAGTTGTGTCCAACAATCACCTTCATACCCCAATGTATTTCTTCCTTGGAAACTTGTCCTGCTTGGAGGCATTCTACATTTCTACTATCGTGCCAAAACTAATGTCCATCATCTTGACTGGAGACAAAGCCATTTCAGTTGAAGGGTGTATAGCACAGTTTTACTTCTTTGCCTCACTGGCTGCTACTGAATGTGGTTTGTTAGGTGTCATGTCTTATGACCGGTATTTAGCAATATGTAAACCACTGCATTACATTACAATTATGAATAGTAGGCTCTGCCTCCATCTGGCAGCTGGGTGTTGGCTCAGTGGCTTTGTCGCAATGTTGGGAACTCTATATTTGATGTCAAAATTAACCTTCTGTGGTCCAAATACAATCGAGCACTTCTTCTGTGATCTTACCCCAATAATGAACATTTCTTGTGGCAAAACACATGAGCTGGATCTTTTGGCCTATATGCTGGCATTTGTGTTCATCTTGCCCCCATTTCTGTTAACTGTGATGTCCTACATTTTCATCATCACAACTGTCCTGAAAATCCCAAGCATTTCTGGGAGACAAAAAGCCTTATCAACGTGCTCATCTCACCTTACTGTGGTGACCATTTTCTATGGATCATTAATCATTGTCTACATGCTTCCAAGGACTGAAACATTGAGGGAAGTCAATAAACTGTGCTCTGTTTTTTATACCATCCTAATACCCCTAGTCAACCCCCTTATCTACAGTCTGAGAAATAGAGAAGTGAAAGAGGCTCTTAGGAACACTTTCCGGAAATGTATGTCATAG